The genomic segment tttagttttatgTTAGTGAGGAATAATTAAATGTGGAATAACATTGACAACTACATATAGAAATACATAGGCTAAATTACACTCATCCTCACCAAACTGtatatgttttttcatttgttgatttatttatttacgaTTAATTTGGCAATTTTGGTCTTCGATAGAGAACAAGTGACCTTATCTAATGCTTTCTGCCTTTATGTTGCAGATGCTTTCTTCCTGCATGGGTTCATTCGTTGCCAACTTATATCCaagcatgagtgtgtgtatctggaACAAGTCTACTTCAATAAGAGGCTTATTGGCCAGTTCAACAGCTCCTTTGGAAAATATACCAGCTACGTCGAATACACGAAGGAAGTTATAGACTACCTTAACGACCGACCGTCTttggaacaaaagaaaaaggataTTGAGAAATGCAGAAGCCACTTAGCAAAAGTGGAAGTCCTTTCAACACCAGGTAATTTGAAAATAGCAACTTTGTGTTTCAAGAATCAATTCTACAAATGGCAGTTACACTTTTAGAGGCACAAAATATGtacttttttataaaataaagtatttgtTTAGTTCCTTGACTTCACTGGCATGTTAGAAATATCTGTGCATCAGAGTAAATCGTATTCAGACAAAGGGGGAAGTGTCTACTTATGATAACCTAACTAAATACTACAATAAATGCAGCGCTATGACTTTCATTGTGCACACATAAAAAGGAGAAACTATAAAAGCAGAAATATTCTTGGTATTTCCACATCAGCTGAAATGGCAGTTATCCTCAGGAGTTTTTCAGCCTTAAGGAGTTTTTTTGAGCTCATTTGGCTCCCTTTCCAACCCGCAATTTGACTATTAAGGTTTTCATTGGCAGCTGTTTTTAGCTTTATCTCTAAAAACCCACTACCTGCTCAGCAGTAGTGTCACAACTCCAAAAAATAATAACGTGATGTTAACCTGCTCCTATGTGACCTATTAAGTGTGAAGAATAAGacacaaatgtaaatcaaaaatTATAATTTGAATGTTGAATtgtatttcaaatatatttaagcATAAAATATACTTAACTCtaaaattatgtattttctCTGAGACATTAACCAGTAACTATTTAACAATGTACTTCCCTGCATAACAAGATGATTGATTAAAGATCTGTGGGTGTTTCCTCCAGTCAAGCCCTATGTCAGACTGAATTCAGCTGAGGCAGACAGCAGCAGACATCCAAGAGTCCTGGTCTGCAACGTGTACAACTTTTATCCCAAACATATCCGAGTGACATGGCTGAGGGACGGAAAGAAGGCAACATCTGATGTGACATCTACCGACGAGATGGCCAACGGGAACTGGCTCTACCACATCCACTCACATCTGGAGTACACACCCAGACTGGGAGAGAAAATCACCTGTATGGTGGAGCACGCCAGCTTTAAGGATCCACAACTTTATGACTGGGGTAAGAGAGAGGCAGGGGAGGATTGGACTGACTGGAATGTCACCAGAGCAAAACGTCTTCAAGATtatgaataaacaaaaacaaataaattcaatGTATAAGgcttgtaaatgtgtgtttgtggtaaatgtgttttcagaccCCATGTCTGTGTCCGAGAAGAAAAAGTTCGCTGTTGGGACTGCAGGGGTGCTGCTGGGTCTCGTTGTTTTAATTGCTGGGGGGATTTACTACAAGAGGAACACAACTGGTGAGAGACAGCACTAAATTaacaagaaataaagaaagaatatTCAATATCAGCAGGGAAGACAAAAACTGTGTAGAGATAAATGTTGAAATCTGTCACCAGTGTGATTTTGGGTTGGTTTTAGAACTAATGTTTGTTAGGGAGTATCAAACATATCATACATATCAGTGCTTATCAGTCAAGGAAAATCctttcattctttttaaatcatattcaaCTCAAACTTGCCACTGAGTATTTGCAAAAGTCCACCAGTTACCAGATaattgtgatttaaagtcagtaatgtctgagtctgtgttttctgcttttacTCTAGGTCGGGAGTTGGTGCCAGCGGGTTAAGATTACGTCTGTCAgctgaaatatttgtattcaaacCAAAATGGAAGAGCGGAAACAAGGTCATGTGGAGTAAATCACTCAGTTATTTGGGTTAACAAGTTTTACGCAGTAAGTGACTTGTTGTAAATCTTCTggattatttgtattttgataTCAATTTATCAGAAGATAAGCTTTTatgattgtgtttctgtggaaTTTGGTTGAAGTggaaaatataaagtttttattttgcacTGTACAAATCTCAATGATTTAAGGTAGAATCTGTTTTTACAATGGTATGGCTAAACTGAGGAAGGCCATTTATTGTCATTCACATTTGCTAGTGATTCACAAATGTTCTTGTTTAAAAATGAAGGTTTGAGAAAGTGATTCTAGTTGCTATGAATGGCTGGCATCTTGTAAACCCAGACTGGGGCTAGTTGAATTCCAAGTCAGCTGCCAACAAGTTATGTTGAGAGTGTGTTGACATAAAACAATCCTACAGTGTGTGAAGCATTTGTGACATAAGATCACTTATCTGCCTCAACAGTCAACGTGTCCAGCAGGTGTTAAAATACAAAGCAGACACAAGAAGTCAAAAGAAGTCTGTTTCAATTCAGTGAATAAagtgagtgtgtatgtatgtgttgaTTTTAAAATCCTTAAATGATTCATTACGCATATTTCTGTTTATTCTGAAATTATAAATCTAATACAACTCAGTAGTTTAAAAGAGTAAAAAGCCAGACCATAATCAAATCACTGATTTCTCTGGTCCTCCCTGCAAAAAACATAATGATTTGACCCACTTTCTAGTATATCATTGGGGTTTGAGGCCCTTAGGACTGTCTTACAGGCAAGAAGAGAGTGCTGTAGTACTGTGGCCTCAACAAGATAAGACAGATTGGATGCATGAGCCTTGTTTAATACgcattaacaaaataaataggGAAGATGGAATATCTTATCTTGAGGGTTGCATATGTCTTCAATGTCACACAGACTTCTTTTCTTACACTAATTTCATTTCCCAACAGGGACCGACCGTAATTGTGCTGATATCATAGTCTCTGTGGAGGTTCAAAGGTTTTAATGTTACAGATATGGGAGGGTGCcagttgaaataaaactgtCAGTGCTTCATAACTGGGATCATATGGTTTATAACCTCTTGGCCAACATGAGGAgccaaatgaataaataaatcatcttttttGCACACCTAAAGCCTCTGTCTTAAATTCAAGTTTGAATAAACATTAATTTTTGAGttgaaactaaattaaattattcaattaaCTGATTGACtaaacatttctttgttttaactTGTCAGACATAAGTTTCATGTTTCCTTCTGGTTCCAAATGGGAACTTTTCATGTAAGCTATTGGGTATTTACTTTCTCAATACTATATGCACTGATCAATTGTTGctgataaagatggatgactagTATGAGGGGCCGTGAGGGACATTATTCAgaataccctctcacacacacaactgaaatgctctcacacacactactgaaaaactatacgctcaaacacacaactgaaatgctctcacacacactactgaaaaactataccctcacacacacaactgaaatgctctaaCACACACTTATTAAAAGCTCTCACACGCACATATGAAAAGCTCTCATACAGACATATGAAAAtttcagttgaaacggaaggtgtttcagttgaaacggaaggtgtttcagttaaaaaggaaggtGATCAAGGATGGAATCTCAACCATGTGCTCAACAGCCCTCAACCAATTTAGCAGAAGCAACGGCATTACTCAACAATATATTGGCCTCAGCGGAGGCAATCAGGACTCTGTCTGAGGCCTCAACTGTTCCCTGTCTGGCCTCATGTTCATAAAGCAAGTAGCGAAAGCATCTATACAATGATCCTAGTAGATTACTCACATCACTATCATCATGATTATATCTGGACACAGCAAGAAATGCAGATAGAGTTCGTGTATGATCATCAAGCTCTCTATAAAGCCTCTCCTGACCGAAATTGTTGGACTCCTCCCTTTGCAATGAGTCAATGCATTGCAGAGCACTAGTAAAAAAACTTACAATATCCTCTTCATTGCCTCTCAcctcaaaaaataaagtttggacgagaaaaacaaggaggatCAGGTGAACATGCATTGTGGTTGAAGTACTACTTCAAATCCAGTAAAAGCACATGCACTTCCTGGtgtggacttcctgtttccttcagttGAAAGGAAGGCCTTCCTTTTTAATTGTAATGCATTTAATTGTACTCACCACTGAACCGTTATATTCCACAATACTATgcaagagcatttcagttgtgtataTGAGCACATTTCACTAGTATGTGTGGGAGATTTTCAGTAGTGTgtaagagcatttcagtagtctgtgtgagagcttttcagcagtgtgtgtgagtgcatttcagtagtgtgtgtgagagctgttcagtagtgtgtgtgagagcttttcagtagtgtgtgtgagagcatttcagtagtgtgtgtgagagcatttcagtagtctGTGTGAGATcttttcagcagtgtgtgtgagagcatttcagtagtgtgtgtgagagcttttcagtagtgtgggtgagagcatttcagtagtgtgtgtgagagcttttcagtagtgtgtgtgtgagagcggcgtttttcagttgtttgtgtgagagcatttcagtagtgtgtgtgagagcgtatagtttttcagtagtgtgtgtgagagcatttcagtagtgtgtgtgagagcgtatagtttttcagtagtgtgtgtgagagcatttcagttgtgtgtgtgagcgtatagtttttcagtagtgtgtgtgagagcatttcagttgtgtgtgtgagagcttttcagttgtgtgtgtgagagggtattctgaataatgtccctcacggcccctcatagacgtgtctccacttcctcctacaCTATTCAGATATGAAGTCAAAACATCTTGGAGACGAACACTGCCCTCTTGTGCGTTTGGGTCTGTGAAGTAGAGATCAGGGGACGTACACATCCTTCAAATACAACCGctcaaccaatcatgagtcaatCGTGACTTTCTATAGCATcaactaattaaaaacaatctACTGGAAAAAATGAGAGATTTGATCCACACGTGACATTTCGGCTAAAAAAACTGGTTTAATTGGCACAATTTGAGACCAATTTTCATTATtcgatgaactatccctttaacaagGGGTGTGCTGGTTAGACACACCTGTCTGTAAAAGGGATAGTCTCTTGGTATGCCAGCCTAAACCGGCCTCCCTGTGCGGGCCACCAGCACTCAATTACTTCCTCTGGTAACTTTGTTTATCACGTGATCTGCTACATATGATTGTTTTGGAAGGCGGTTACAGGAAACAGGAATGAAGATTGAGAGTCGATTCTTGCTGAGAGTCTTCCACGATGGcgttctccctctctgctctctgctctgctgttaTAATACTGACTCTCAACAACTTCTGCACCTGTTCACAAAGTAAGAATGAATTTACTCCTCTGTTTTTACAAGATTAATAGAAGAGTTGTGGAAACATTTATTGCTGAGggtttattttaaacttttgttacaaataaaaatgcCTTAAAAAAGAAGCCACTTTAAACAGAATCTACACTGTAGCTTTTCCTAAGTGTAACTTTATAGAAatacttttcctctttctcactttctttttcagttGCCCATGAAGCTGTCACTGTTGTGGGCTGCTTTGAAAATGGTAGCATTCAGGTGCAGGAAGAATTTGATGGTGAAGAGATTGTGTACATAGATTTTGACACAAAGGACCTTGTATACACCGTGCCCACATTTATCACGGCGGACCCAAGAGAAATAATTGGTGACTTACTTGCACATAAAGTGCTCAGGATAGCAGATAAAGCGTGTTCAGTAGCTCTTGCATACTGCATAGCAGAGGAGCAAAGTCCAACAGAAGAGAAAGGTAAGGGATATACTGtgtaaaaaaagataaattaacattaatttttttaatgaggTGATTCAGAACAAtactgattttatttgttttgaaccCACTAAAGACCCCCCTGAGACTATCATCTACCCTGCAGAGGACGTTCAGTTAGGAGCTGAAAACAGCCTCATCTGCTTCGTGAATAATTTTTTCCCACCTTACATCAAAGTCAGCTGGACTAAAAATGATCTTCCAGTGTCGGAGGGGGTGTCACTCAGTCGATATTACCCCAATAATGATCAGACCTTCCACATGTTCTCCACCTT from the Limanda limanda chromosome 11, fLimLim1.1, whole genome shotgun sequence genome contains:
- the LOC133014542 gene encoding HLA class II histocompatibility antigen, DQ beta 2 chain-like — translated: MHARSFSSLLCVLLLFPIADAFFLHGFIRCQLISKHECVYLEQVYFNKRLIGQFNSSFGKYTSYVEYTKEVIDYLNDRPSLEQKKKDIEKCRSHLAKVEVLSTPVKPYVRLNSAEADSSRHPRVLVCNVYNFYPKHIRVTWLRDGKKATSDVTSTDEMANGNWLYHIHSHLEYTPRLGEKITCMVEHASFKDPQLYDWDPMSVSEKKKFAVGTAGVLLGLVVLIAGGIYYKRNTTGERQH
- the LOC133014543 gene encoding H-2 class II histocompatibility antigen, A-U alpha chain-like gives rise to the protein MAFSLSALCSAVIILTLNNFCTCSQIAHEAVTVVGCFENGSIQVQEEFDGEEIVYIDFDTKDLVYTVPTFITADPREIIGDLLAHKVLRIADKACSVALAYCIAEEQSPTEEKDPPETIIYPAEDVQLGAENSLICFVNNFFPPYIKVSWTKNDLPVSEGVSLSRYYPNNDQTFHMFSTLTFTPSEGDIYSCTVEHSALERPKTRIWENYLSHQSHVSHGADVFCGLGLTLGLLGVAAGTFLFVKGHHGY